A segment of the Aureliella helgolandensis genome:
GATGGTTTGTTGTTCGCCTGACTTCACGCACACCGATGCTGACTTTAGAAATCAACAGATCGAGAAACAGAAAAACTGGATTGATATGGCTCACATTCTGGGGGCTAGCTATTGCCGCGTGCTGAGTGGGCAGAAACGACCGGAACTCGGAATTGAGCAAGGGATCGAGCTTGCCGCAGATTCGATCAAAAAGTGCCTGCCCTATGCTCAAGACAAGGGCATCACGCTCATAATTGAAAACCACTACAAAGATGATTTTTGGGAGTATCCCGAGTTCGCGCAGGAGATGGACATCTTCTGCCGCTTGGTCGAGAGAATTGACCATCCCAATTTTGGGGTCAACTATGATCCGAGCAACACGTACTTGGCAGGCGAGGACCCTTTAGATTTGCTCAAAAGAGTTTCTCACCGCGTGGTGACGATGCACGCTAGTGATCGCTATCTAGCCGAGGGCACGTTAGAGGATC
Coding sequences within it:
- a CDS encoding sugar phosphate isomerase/epimerase family protein; this encodes MPQLAAFPKAFMQALCKDGSMKVSEWIELACQLEIQGLEWYAGFLEMSERSNWSLFREQVESHGRVIPMVCCSPDFTHTDADFRNQQIEKQKNWIDMAHILGASYCRVLSGQKRPELGIEQGIELAADSIKKCLPYAQDKGITLIIENHYKDDFWEYPEFAQEMDIFCRLVERIDHPNFGVNYDPSNTYLAGEDPLDLLKRVSHRVVTMHASDRYLAEGTLEDLRREEGGAVGYAKRLRHGEIGQGLNDYDAIFTELKRVGFDGWISIEDGVDGMEQLERSVQFLQKKIAQYWPT